A window of Daphnia pulicaria isolate SC F1-1A chromosome 10, SC_F0-13Bv2, whole genome shotgun sequence contains these coding sequences:
- the LOC124313879 gene encoding compound eye opsin BCRH2-like, translated as MENLLLNASVAYRSAGKPPVVWGFPPGASIIDTVPEDMLEMIHPHWKKFPPVNPMWHYLLGLIYIVLGITSITGNSLVLHLFMKTKDLRTPANMFVVNLAFSDVCMMITQFPMFVLNCFNGGVWLFGPLFCELYACTGSIFGLCSICTMAAISYDRYNVIVNGMNGTRMTFGRAALFILFCWVYAIGWSIPPFVGWGKYIPEGILDSCSFDYLTRDTATISFTCCLFVFDYCFPLIIIVYCYYHIVGAIVHHEKALREQAKKMNVSSLRSNSDQTAQSAEIRVAKIAMMNISLWVAAWTPYAAICLQGAVGNQDTITPLVTILPALIAKSASIFNPIIYAISHPKYRLALQKTVPWFCINETAPPASSGGDTQSQGSACTSATS; from the exons ATGGAGAATTTACTGCTAAATGCTTCTGTAGCTTATCGCTCAGCAGGAAAGCCCCCAGTTGTCTGGGGCTTTCCTCCCGGTGCATCCATTATCGACACAGTTCCAGAAGACATGCTGGAAATGATCCATCCCCACTGGAAGAAATTCCCTCCAGTCAATCCAATGTGGCACTATCTACTG GGCCTCATCTACATTGTTTTGGGAATCACTTCCATCACTG GAAACTCTTTGGTTCTTCATCTGTTTATGAAAACTAAGGATTTGAGAACTCCCGCGAATATGTTTGTGGTAAACTTGGCTTTCTCCGACGTGTGCATGATGATCACGCAATTTCCAATGTTTGTCCTCAACTGCTTCAATGGTGGAGTCTGGCTCTTTGGGCCTTTATTCTGTGAACTCTACGCTTGCACCGGATCAATTTTTGGTCTCTGCAGCATCTGCACCATGGCCGCCATCAGCTACGATCGCTATAACGTTATCGTCAATGGGATGAATGGAACACGAATGACATTCG GCAGAGCAGCATTGTTCATTCTCTTTTGCTGGGTTTACGCCATTGGCTGGAGCATCCCTCCCTTCGTCGGATGGGGAAAATACATTCCGGAAGGAATTTTGGATTCCTGCTCATTTGACTACCTCACGCGTGACACGGCG ACTATTTCCTTCACTTGCTGCTTGTTTGTCTTTGACTACTGCTTCCCACTCATTATCATCGTTTATTGCTATTACCACATCGTCGGAGCCATCGTTCACCACGAAAAAGCGTTGCGTGAGCAGGCCAAAAAGATGAACGTCTCCTCGCTCCGCTCCAATTCCGACCAGACTGCCCAGAGCGCCGAGATCCGTGTCGCCAAAATCGCCATGATGAACATTTCTCTGTGGGTAGCTGCTTGGACACCTTACGCTGCCATTTGCTTGCAGGGAGCCGTCGGAAATCAGGATACGATCACGCCTTTGGTCACCATTTTACCAGCTCTGATTGCCAAAAGCGCTTCGATCTTTAATCCTATTATCTACGCCATTTCGCATCCGAAATATCGTCTG GCTCTGCAGAAAACGGTTCCATGGTTCTGCATTAACGAGACCGCTCCACCAGCATCATCTGGAGGAGACACGCAATCGCAGGGATCCGCCTGCACGTCTGCGACTAGCTAA
- the LOC124314572 gene encoding compound eye opsin BCRH2-like, whose amino-acid sequence METLSNATFAHRKTELVWGFPAGASIMDTVPEDMLEMIHPHWKKFPPVNPMWHYLLGVAYFFLGITSITGNSLVLHLFLKTKELKTPANMFVVNLAVSDLGMMITQFPMFFFNCFSGGVWIFGPFMCELYACTGSIFGLCSICTMAAISYDRYNVIVHGMKGTPMTYGRAASLILFCWFYAIGWSIPPFAGWGKYIPEGILDSCSFDYLTRDSATVSYTCCLFVSNYCTPLLIITFCYYHIVKAIMHHEEALREQAKKMNVTSLRSNADQNAQSAEIRVAKVAMMNITLWIGMWTPYAAIVLRGAFGDQDKITPLVTILPALICKCASIANPIIYAISHPKYRVALQKEIPWFCINEKPSNTKGDTQSQGSACTTSTDQA is encoded by the exons ATGGAAACTCTGTCGAACGCTACTTTTGCTCACCGCAAGACGGAACTTGTCTGGGGCTTTCCTGCCGGCGCATCAATTATGGACACGGTTCCAGAAGACATGCTGGAAATGATTCACCCTCACTGGAAAAAGTTCCCTCCAGTGAACCCAATGTGGCACTACCTATTG gGGGTAGCCTACTTTTTCTTGGGTATTACCTCTATCACAG GAAACTCTTTGGTTCTCCATCTGTTTTTGAAAACCAAGGAGTTGAAAACTCCTGCCAACATGTTTGTCGTCAACTTGGCCGTCTCCGATTTGGGCATGATGATCACGCAGTTCCccatgtttttcttcaactgcTTTAGCGGAGGTGTCTGGATCTTTGGCCCTTTCATGTGTGAACTCTACGCCTGCACCGGATCCATCTTCGGTCTCTGCAGCATCTGCACCATGGCCGCCATCAGCTACGATCGCTACAACGTTATTGTCCATGGCATGAAAGGCACCCCAATGACTTATG GCAGAGCTGCTTCTCTGATTCTCTTTTGCTGGTTTTACGCTATCGGCTGGAGCATTCCTCCCTTCGCCGGATGGGGCAAATACATTCCGGAAGGCATTTTGGATTCGTGCTCCTTTGATTACCTGACCCGGGATTCGGCG ACTGTGTCGTACACTTGCTGCCTGTTCGTCTCCAACTATTGCACGCCTCTTCTCATCATCACTTTCTGCTATTATCACATCGTCAAGGCCATCATGCATCACGAAGAAGCGCTGCGTGAGCAGGCCAAGAAGATGAACGTCACTTCGCTCCGTTCCAATGCCGACCAGAATGCCCAGAGTGCCGAGATCCGTGTCGCCAAAGTCGCCATGATGAACATCACTTTGTGGATCGGCATGTGGACACCTTATGCAGCCATCGTTTTGCGAGGAGCTTTTGGCGACCAGGATAAGATCACGCCTTTGGTCACCATCTTGCCAGCTCTAATCTGCAAGTGTGCTTCGATCGCCAATCCAATCATCTACGCCATTTCACATCCCAAATATCGTGTG GCTCTGCAAAAGGAGATTCCCTGGTTCTGCATCAACGAGAAACCTTCGAATACTAAAGGAGACACACAGTCGCAAGGATCCGCTTGTACAACTTCAACTGACCAGGCCTAA
- the LOC124314573 gene encoding glucoside xylosyltransferase 2-like, with amino-acid sequence MARKTMFFIRAVIFISLILVLWNFFWVFRLQQPQQIPTKIESTPLSSVPQFMRDVGLDVPKQHPHGNVPIEKPQEIHIAAVVCGNRTNETIVMIKSALIRSSIFIKFILFADDAATSSLNGTVKLWPDKVLNRMSLDLRPITFPADKAEEWKKLFKPCASQRLFLPSLLQDVDSVLYMDTDTIFFTSPLNVWEHFNKMDDVQMAAVAPEHEDFSTGWYNRFARHPYYGNLGVNSGVMLMNLTRMRHFGWEKYVVPIYHEYKSKIVWGDQDIINIVFHFHPEKLYVYPCHYNYRPDHCMYMSVCKTAEEQGIHVLHGNRGSFHNKKQPAFKAVYATIEQYSFGEDLQTLFTNMKESLTETVDTNCGKLMTSLPKLLKI; translated from the exons ATGGCGAGAAAAACTATGTTTTTTATTCGTGCTGTAATATTCATCTCTCTAATACTAGTCCTGTGGAACTTTTTCTGGGTTTTCAGACTGCAACAACCCCAACAAATCCCTACTAAAATAGAATCTACTCCTCTCTCCTCTGTGCCTCAATTCATGAGGGATGTAGGGTTGGATGTACCCAAGCAACATCCTCATGGAAATGTACCAATTGAAAAGCCCCAAGAAATTCACATAGCTGCAGTTGTCTGTGGGAATCGAACAAATGAAACAATAGTTATGATCAAATCTGCCTTGATTAGGAGTAgtattttcatcaaatttatACTATTTGCTGATGATGCTGCAACTTCCTCCTTAAATGGAACAGTCAAACTCTGGCCTGACAAAGTTTTAAACCGTATGTCTCTTGATCTCCGTCCCATAACTTTTCCTGCTGACAAGGCTGAAGAATGGAAGAAACTATTCAAACCATGTGCCTCTCAAAGACTTTTCCTTCCG AGTTTGCTGCAAGATGTGGATTCTGTATTATACATGGATACTGACACAATTTTCTTCACTTCTCCATTGAATGTGTGGgaacattttaataaaatggATGACGTGCAGATGGCTGCTGTTGCCCCTGAGCATGAAGATTTCTCGACTGGGTGGTACAACAGATTTGCAAGACATCCATACTATGGAAATTTGG gTGTAAATTCTGGAGTGATGTTGATGAATTTGACTAGAATGCGGCACTTTGGTTGGGAAAAATATGTCGTTCCCATATATCATGAGTATAAAAGCAAAATAGTATGGGGAGACCAAGACATCATTAACATTGTCTTCCATTTTCACCCCGAAAAGCTTTACGTTTATCCTTGCCACTACAATTACCGTCCAGACCACTG TATGTACATGAGCGTTTGTAAGACAGCTGAAGAACAAGGTATACATGTTCTCCACGGAAACAGAGGTAGCTTCCATAACAAGAAACAGCCGGCATTTAAGGCTGTGTATGCTACAATTGAACAG TATTCGTTCGGTGAAGATTTGCAAACATTGTTTACCAATATGAAAGAGAGCCTTACGGAAACTGTGGATACCAATTGCGGAAAATTAATGACTTCTTTGCCAAAACTCCTGAAGATTTAA